From a region of the Salvelinus fontinalis isolate EN_2023a chromosome 13, ASM2944872v1, whole genome shotgun sequence genome:
- the LOC129868277 gene encoding protein Wnt-11-like produces MKKMSNTLPLCLLTILLLSQICSGIKWLALSHTPVSLHINQTHHCKLLPGLVSSQAQLCRSNLELMQTIIAAAREVKKTCQKTFADMRWNCSSIDIPSDSLRYRPDLDRGTRESAFVYALSAAAISHNIARACTSGDLRLCSCGPIPGEIPEPGYRWGGCADNLHYGLVMGSKFSDAPMKMKKAGSHANKLMHLHNSEVGRQALRDALVMKCKCHGVSGSCSIRTCWRGLQDLKDIAMDLKTKYLSATKVVHRPMGTRKQLVPKDIDIRPVRENELVYLQSSPDFCAKNDKLGSIGTQDRQCNKTSIGSDSCDLMCCGRGYNPYTEKLVERCHCKYHWCCYVTCKKCERIVERYVCK; encoded by the exons GGCCCTATCACACACACCTGTGTCCTTACACATCAACCAGACCCACCACTGCAAGCTGCTGCCGGGCCTGGTGTCGTCACAAGCCCAGCTGTGTCGGAGCAACCTGGAGCTCATGCAGACCATCATCGCTGCAGCACGCGAGGTCAAGAAGACCTGCCAGAAGACCTTCGCTGACATGCGCTGGAACTGTTCCTCTATTGATATCCCCAGTGACTCTTTAAGGTATCGACCGGACCTTGACAGAG GCACGAGGGAGTCAGCGTTCGTGTACGCCCTGTCCGCGGCAGCCATCAGTCACAACATCGCACGGGCGTGCACATCGGGGGACCTGCGGCTGTGTTCATGTGGCCCCATCCCCGGAGAGATCCCTGAGCCAGGCTACCGCTGGGGCGGCTGTGCAGACAACCTGCACTACGGCCTGGTCATGGGCTCCAAGTTCTCTGACGCCCCCATGAAGATGAAGAAGGCAGGCTCCCACGCCAACAAGCTGATGCACCTGCACAACAGTGAAGTGGGGAGACAG GCCCTGAGGGATGCGCTGGTGATGAAATGTAAGTGTCATGGTGTGTCTGGCTCTTGCTCCATACGGACCTGCTGGAGAGGCCTGCAGGACCTAAAGGATATCGCCATGGACCTGAAGACCAAGTACCTGTCAGCCACCAAGGTGGTGCACAGACCCATGGGTACGCGCAAGCAGCTGGTCCCCAAGGACATCGACATCAGGCCCGTCAGGGAGAACGAGCTGGTTTACTTGCAGAGCTCCCCGGACTTCTGCGCCAAGAACGACAAGCTCGGCTCCATTGGCACCCAGGACAG GCAGTGCAACAAGACGTCCATCGGCAGCGATAGCTGCGACCTGATGTGCTGTGGGCGAGGCTACAACCCCTACACAGAGAAGCTGGTGGAACGCTGCCACTGCAAGTACCACTGGTGCTGCTATGTCACGTGTAAGAAGTGTGAGAGGATTGTGGAGAGATACGTCTGCAAATGA